The region GACGTTGCCGCGCTTAATAACCTCGGCCCAGCGCGCCTTATCTTGCACCAGGAAATCCCGGAACTGCTCCGGCGTACCACCCACCGCCTGGGCCCCCAGCGTCGCGAACTGCTGCTGCACTTGCGGCCGTGCCAGCGCCTCGTTCACCGCCTTGTTCAACTTGTCCACGATGGGCCGCGGCGTTCCCGGCGGGACCAGCAGCCCCACCCAGGGCGAGCCCTCATCGAAGTCGTGATAGCCCAGCGACTCCATGGTCGGTACGCCAGGGAAATCAGCCACCGGCTGCTTGGTGCCAACGCCCAACACCCGCAGCTGCTTCTGCTGCACGTAGTTCGCGATGCCGACGCTGGGATAGAACATGAAGGAAATGCGGCCAGCCAGCATCTCCTGCAGGGCCGGCCCGTTGCCCTTGAAAGGCACGTGCGTCATGTTCAGGCCGTCGGACGTGGCCATCATCTCTGCGGCCAGATGCGCCGATCCACCCACACCGGAAGACCCGTAGGTCAGCTTGCCGGGATGGCTCTTGGCATCGGCCACCAGGCTCTTGGCGTCCTTGTACGGTGAGTTGTAGCTGGTCACCAGCACCATGGGCAGCTTGCAGATATTGCTGACCGGCATCAGGTCCTTGACCGGATCGTAGTTATAGCGGCCCGGATACAGCAGCGGATTGACACTCCAGGTCAGCGAGGTCACCAGCACCTTGTAGCCGTCCGGTTCCGAACGCATCACATCGGCGGCGGCGATGGAAGCGCTGGCGCCGGGCTTGTTCTCCACCACGATGGACGCCTTGAGGATATCGCCCATCTCCTTGGCCAGGATGCGCGCCAGGACGTCGGTGGGTCCGCCCGCGGCATAGCCGACTTCCATGCGGATGGGACGGGAAGGGTAATCATCGGCACGGGCAGTGCCGGTCAGCATACAAGCGGCCAGCGCGGCCGCCGCCCAGGCAGCAAGGGGTCTGTTCGAGGTCATGCGTGTCTCCTTGGATTATCGGCCGGCGCCTTGTATATGGTTCTGCTGCGCCGTGATCCGTGCGTAGTGCCAGCTAATACAACTCGGGAAAGTATTTATCCGCCATGACCTGGCAGCGCTTGATGAAACGCGGCTCGTCAGGCCGGTAATCGGCGACAGCGTTGTGGATGGTGCCCATGTTGTCCCACATCAGCACATCTCCTTCGGACCACTGATGGCGATGCCGATACTTCTCCTGCACCTGATGCTTGAACAGGAAGTCCAGCACCTCGGCACTGCGCGCTTCAGGAAGTTCGTTGATGCGCATCGAGTAGCCGGGATTCGCATACAGCACCTTGCGCCCCGTGATCGGATGCGTCAGGAAAACGGGATGCGACACCGGCGGCTTGCGACGTCGCTGCTCCTCCGTCAGCGGCGGCCGCGTGCTGCCTTTCTCGCGCCGCATCATTTCCCAGAACTTGTTGAAGTCGTGGGTGATGGTCATGCCGTCCAGTTCGCGCTTCAACTCTTCAGGCAGTCCTTCGTAGGCCGCATGCATATTGCAGAATTCGGTATTACCCAGGGACTTGCCGTCCCGCATGGGAATACGGATGCCGAACAACACGTTGGCGAAAGCGATGGTCCGGCTATAGGACATGTCGGTGTGCCAGTCCTGGCCCGCATCGCTTAAACCGATCGGCTTACCGTCTTCGACGATGTTCGAAAGAATCATCACTTCGGGCAGATCCGGCTCGTGGTACATGTTGGCCACGTTCACCTCAAGCTTGCCGAAGTTCTCCGCGAAACGCTTGAGCTGCGCGGCGCTCAGATGCTGGCGCGGGAAACTGACCACGCCGTGGCGCCCCAAAGCACCTTCGATGGCGCGATAGTCCGCCTCAGCCAAAGGCTGGCCAAGGTCCAGTCCCTCGATGCGCGCGCCCATGGGCGTGTCCAGGGGGATGATTTCCATGTTGTCTCCTTGTCTCCGACCCCAAAGAGGAAAGAGTGTATGCAGCGCCCGCTATCGGCGACACTAGCGGAAAACGAAATGATTTTTTCCAATTTGGAAAAGACGGAGACCGCATGAACCTGATCGATTGCCTGGACGTATTCGTCCAGGTAGGCAAGAGCCTGAACTTCTCCAAGGCGGCCGCCAGCCTGGGCGTGAGCAACTCTTCCGTGACCAAGAAAATTGCCTGGTTGGAAGCGCATTTCGAAGTCCAGCTGCTCAACCGCAACACCAAGCACGTCAGCCTGACCGAAAGCGGCCGCCTGCTGCTGGAAAACGCCGACATGCTGGCGCAGAGCGTGCGCGGCTTGAAGGAACTGGTGCAGGGCCCCGTGCGCACCGCCAGCGGCCGCATCCGCCTGGGCACGCCGCCGTTCTTCGGCGCGGTGCATCTGGTTCCGGCCATCGAAGACTTTCTGCGTCGCCATCCCTCCATCAAGGTATCGCTGCTGCTGGACGACGGCCGCAGCGACCTGATCGCCGAAAATCTGGACCTGTCGGTGCGCATCGCCCCGCGCTTGAAGGACACCAACCAGATCGCCTACCGCATCACCGTGGTGCCGCAAGTGCTGGTGGCCACCAAAGCGTATCTGCTGGCCCATGGCGAACCGCGCATCCCGCGCGATCTGGAGCGGCACAACTGCCTGGTGCACAACCTGAAAGCGCCTACCAGCCATTGGACCCTTACCGACAAGCAGCGTGGCACCCACTTGGTCCGCGTCAACGGCAACTTCAGTTCCAATCTGGGCGAATCGATCCAGAACCTGGTCAAGCTGGATCACGGCATTTCCATGCACCCGCGCTACATGGTGGAAAACGACATCGCCGATGGCAGCCTGCAGGTCGTCCTGCCGGATTACGAAGCCGAAGGCCTGGACATCCACGCCATCGTGCAGACGCGCCGCAACCTGCCCAACAAAGTGCGCCTGTTCGTCGAGCATCTGCGCGCCTGGTTTCGCGACGCCGACTGGAAGCGTTGACCTAAGCCGAACTACAGCCCGGCAAGTACCGATACGCTATAGATCGGCGCCAGGCCTGGCAATATTTCCTATTAGACGCATCCAGGGGTGAATGCTGTAATCCCTGCCTTCTCGCTTTTCCAGGACTGGGGCAGCTTCATGAATGAATGGACGCGGTGCGTAGTCACTCCCGAAATCAGCCACGAAGGCTATGCCAGCCTGGGGGTGCCGGTCTACCGTGCGTCGACCATTCCCTTCGCCGACGCGGGCACGTATGCCAAGCGCCTGCAACGTGGCGACGAGGGCTACAGCTACGGGCTCTACGGCACGCCCACGACGCGCACCCTGGAGCAGAAGATCACGCAGTTGCACGGCGGCTGCCGCACCTTGCTGGCGCCATCGGGCCAGGCGGCCATCGCCCTGGCCATGCTGCAATTGCTGCAACACGGCGACGGCGTGCTGATTCCGGATACGGTCTATCCGCCGGTGCGGGACTTCGCCGATACGGACCTGGCCCGTCTGGGCATCCACGCGCGCTATTACGCCCCCACCGATGTCGACGCCCTGGCAGCGATGATCGACGACCGCACGCGCATGATCTGGATCGAGTCGCCCGGCTCGACCA is a window of Bordetella sp. N DNA encoding:
- a CDS encoding tripartite tricarboxylate transporter substrate binding protein encodes the protein MTSNRPLAAWAAAALAACMLTGTARADDYPSRPIRMEVGYAAGGPTDVLARILAKEMGDILKASIVVENKPGASASIAAADVMRSEPDGYKVLVTSLTWSVNPLLYPGRYNYDPVKDLMPVSNICKLPMVLVTSYNSPYKDAKSLVADAKSHPGKLTYGSSGVGGSAHLAAEMMATSDGLNMTHVPFKGNGPALQEMLAGRISFMFYPSVGIANYVQQKQLRVLGVGTKQPVADFPGVPTMESLGYHDFDEGSPWVGLLVPPGTPRPIVDKLNKAVNEALARPQVQQQFATLGAQAVGGTPEQFRDFLVQDKARWAEVIKRGNVKGEE
- a CDS encoding TauD/TfdA family dioxygenase; amino-acid sequence: MEIIPLDTPMGARIEGLDLGQPLAEADYRAIEGALGRHGVVSFPRQHLSAAQLKRFAENFGKLEVNVANMYHEPDLPEVMILSNIVEDGKPIGLSDAGQDWHTDMSYSRTIAFANVLFGIRIPMRDGKSLGNTEFCNMHAAYEGLPEELKRELDGMTITHDFNKFWEMMRREKGSTRPPLTEEQRRRKPPVSHPVFLTHPITGRKVLYANPGYSMRINELPEARSAEVLDFLFKHQVQEKYRHRHQWSEGDVLMWDNMGTIHNAVADYRPDEPRFIKRCQVMADKYFPELY
- a CDS encoding LysR family transcriptional regulator, with the protein product MNLIDCLDVFVQVGKSLNFSKAAASLGVSNSSVTKKIAWLEAHFEVQLLNRNTKHVSLTESGRLLLENADMLAQSVRGLKELVQGPVRTASGRIRLGTPPFFGAVHLVPAIEDFLRRHPSIKVSLLLDDGRSDLIAENLDLSVRIAPRLKDTNQIAYRITVVPQVLVATKAYLLAHGEPRIPRDLERHNCLVHNLKAPTSHWTLTDKQRGTHLVRVNGNFSSNLGESIQNLVKLDHGISMHPRYMVENDIADGSLQVVLPDYEAEGLDIHAIVQTRRNLPNKVRLFVEHLRAWFRDADWKR